A window of Methanolobus sediminis contains these coding sequences:
- a CDS encoding GbsR/MarR family transcriptional regulator — MSDIEEKIIDIGHEIFKGYGVDDITAQILSILNFESNEISMEELAQRTGYSLASISLKVKNIEQFWSIKRISKPGSRKTYLYMEKNLIDAFATQIRNGFETELNIAKTKITPLIEAYKENATTQEQKIKLQTYENYLSEINKFEELIRHIYHQINLLKENQI, encoded by the coding sequence ATGAGTGATATTGAAGAAAAGATAATTGACATTGGTCATGAGATTTTTAAAGGATATGGAGTCGATGATATCACTGCACAGATTCTATCGATACTTAATTTTGAATCTAATGAAATAAGTATGGAGGAACTAGCACAAAGAACCGGATATAGTCTTGCTTCCATTAGTCTTAAAGTTAAAAATATAGAACAATTTTGGAGCATAAAAAGGATATCCAAGCCAGGATCTCGCAAGACATATTTGTATATGGAAAAAAACCTGATAGATGCTTTTGCTACGCAAATCAGAAATGGATTTGAAACTGAATTGAACATTGCAAAGACGAAAATAACTCCCTTAATAGAGGCATACAAAGAAAATGCAACTACTCAGGAACAAAAAATTAAACTTCAGACGTATGAGAACTATCTATCCGAAATTAATAAGTTTGAAGAATTGATTCGCCACATATACCATCAAATAAATCTGTTAAAAGAGAATCAAATTTAG
- a CDS encoding ATP-binding protein encodes MEVKLDKDKLVPILEMMGYNTINGTDVWKKASENQNEFVFWGVDFKKNEIFKWVEDHREYDVPDDPVFMELKMLVENSNEQGGEPSADEPIADQSREDCQEGSTNEKNAPPSYENSDTSDERPAQILDLIHGYVGNDVLEVFGDTGSGKSKFALTVAKEAIDSGKKVFYLDTERNLTEADIAGLKGCEYKYTPVIEEIDTICQKLPAVDVVIVDSIGFPILTSYARLSVKQKGDALLKLIAIFGDLKNWAYKNNGIVVVTNQPESEFNKAPNHVLRPFGDKSQFAAKEIWKTEIVDRKPAYTNIRISAFRSRSVGHRTKITNMKISSNGVELKA; translated from the coding sequence ATGGAAGTGAAACTCGACAAGGACAAGCTTGTACCTATCCTTGAGATGATGGGATACAACACCATCAACGGCACCGATGTCTGGAAAAAGGCCAGTGAGAACCAGAACGAGTTCGTATTCTGGGGAGTGGACTTCAAGAAGAATGAGATCTTCAAATGGGTAGAGGACCACCGGGAATACGATGTGCCTGACGACCCTGTTTTCATGGAACTCAAGATGCTTGTGGAAAACTCAAATGAACAAGGTGGTGAACCCAGCGCAGACGAACCTATCGCCGACCAAAGCAGAGAGGATTGTCAGGAAGGATCCACCAATGAAAAGAACGCACCCCCGTCTTATGAAAATAGCGATACATCAGATGAAAGGCCAGCACAGATACTGGACCTTATCCACGGATATGTAGGGAATGACGTCCTCGAGGTATTCGGGGATACTGGTAGTGGAAAGTCAAAGTTCGCTCTGACCGTTGCAAAGGAAGCCATAGATTCCGGGAAGAAGGTGTTCTACCTCGATACCGAGAGGAATCTGACGGAAGCGGACATTGCTGGCCTGAAAGGCTGTGAGTACAAGTACACCCCGGTTATCGAGGAGATCGATACCATATGCCAGAAGCTTCCTGCAGTCGATGTGGTCATCGTGGATTCCATCGGTTTCCCCATCCTGACATCATATGCAAGGCTCAGTGTCAAACAGAAGGGTGATGCTCTGCTGAAGCTTATCGCCATATTCGGGGACCTGAAGAACTGGGCCTACAAGAACAACGGAATAGTGGTCGTCACGAACCAGCCGGAGAGCGAGTTCAACAAGGCACCGAACCACGTGCTCAGACCCTTTGGAGATAAGAGCCAGTTCGCTGCCAAGGAGATCTGGAAGACGGAGATCGTGGACCGCAAACCTGCTTACACCAATATCCGCATCAGTGCTTTCCGCAGCAGAAGCGTTGGCCACAGGACCAAGATAACGAACATGAAGATCAGTAGCAATGGTGTGGAGCTGAAAGCATGA
- a CDS encoding pyridoxamine 5'-phosphate oxidase family protein yields the protein MFREMRRKKQELSLEDSVAILNKATSGVFAVSGDNDYPYAVPLSFVYDNSRIYFHCAKNGHKLDAIARNEKVSFCVIDYDNVVPEKYTTYFRSVIVFGKARILDNHEEKMKAIEKLAAKYSPNHEEGRRREIDDQFKQLCLVEIEIERMTGKEAIELVRMKKK from the coding sequence ATGTTCAGAGAAATGCGTAGAAAAAAACAAGAATTATCTTTAGAGGATAGTGTAGCCATACTTAATAAGGCAACATCAGGTGTTTTTGCTGTATCAGGGGATAATGATTATCCATATGCTGTTCCGCTTAGTTTCGTATATGATAATTCCAGAATTTATTTCCATTGTGCCAAAAACGGTCATAAGTTAGATGCGATTGCAAGAAACGAAAAAGTTTCCTTTTGCGTTATTGACTATGACAATGTTGTGCCGGAAAAATACACCACCTATTTTAGAAGTGTAATTGTATTCGGTAAAGCCCGTATTTTAGATAATCATGAGGAAAAAATGAAAGCCATTGAAAAACTGGCGGCAAAATACTCACCTAATCATGAAGAAGGAAGGAGGAGAGAAATAGATGACCAATTCAAGCAATTGTGTCTTGTTGAAATTGAGATTGAACGCATGACAGGCAAAGAAGCCATTGAACTTGTCAGAATGAAGAAAAAATAA
- a CDS encoding cytochrome b5 domain-containing protein yields the protein MRNFSREELLKYDGKQNKEIYIACYGKVYDVTESSSWADGEHYDHEGGIDLTEQMDESPHGEEVFEGYEIVGSLVD from the coding sequence GTGAGAAATTTTAGCAGAGAGGAACTTTTAAAGTATGATGGCAAACAGAATAAAGAAATATATATTGCCTGTTATGGGAAAGTGTATGATGTGACTGAAAGCAGTTCATGGGCAGATGGGGAACACTATGATCATGAAGGTGGTATTGATCTTACCGAACAAATGGATGAATCTCCACATGGAGAAGAGGTTTTTGAAGGATATGAAATCGTTGGAAGCCTCGTAGACTAA
- a CDS encoding site-specific DNA-methyltransferase translates to MQVITIPVGELKPFADNPKRHPENQMSALKKSLSEFGWTNPILITADKMVVAGHARLQAALELGFTEVPVITLDLPYEKAVAYVIADNRLAELAETDTETLAKLLQEIAEIPDFDFEAIGYTLDDVDGLLESITPVEVTEDEPPEVPEEAVTVPGDIWELGNHRLLCGDSTDPDQVAKLMGENRADMVFTDPPWNVNYGATKHPSWKQRSIMNDAMTTEDFKEFMMASFSCMNQFSKDGCPTYVVMSAQEWGNMMLSLKENNYHWSSTIIWAKDRLVLSRKDYHTQYEPIWYGWKDGAPRLCQVEDRKQSDLWEFERPSASELHPTTKPVALVANAISNSSRQKGIVLDLFGGSGTTLIASHQLNRVCYTSELDPRYADVIVQRYVNLTGNRELKRNGEDFTWEEKREA, encoded by the coding sequence ATGCAAGTCATTACTATTCCCGTTGGTGAATTGAAGCCTTTTGCCGACAACCCGAAACGACATCCTGAGAATCAGATGTCAGCACTTAAAAAGTCACTTTCTGAGTTTGGATGGACGAACCCTATCCTCATCACAGCCGACAAGATGGTCGTAGCCGGTCACGCAAGGCTTCAGGCTGCCCTTGAGCTGGGCTTTACCGAGGTTCCCGTAATAACCCTCGACCTGCCATACGAGAAGGCTGTGGCCTACGTCATCGCCGATAACAGGCTGGCCGAGCTGGCGGAGACGGATACCGAGACCCTGGCAAAGCTGCTGCAGGAGATCGCGGAGATCCCTGACTTCGACTTCGAGGCAATCGGTTACACGCTGGACGATGTGGACGGTCTGCTTGAATCGATAACACCTGTCGAGGTCACAGAGGATGAACCACCGGAGGTTCCGGAGGAAGCTGTGACGGTTCCAGGAGATATCTGGGAGCTGGGGAATCACCGCTTACTTTGTGGGGACAGCACCGACCCAGACCAGGTGGCCAAGCTCATGGGGGAGAATAGAGCAGATATGGTATTCACAGACCCGCCATGGAATGTGAACTACGGAGCGACAAAACATCCTTCCTGGAAGCAGAGAAGCATAATGAACGATGCCATGACAACTGAAGACTTCAAAGAGTTCATGATGGCAAGCTTCAGCTGTATGAACCAGTTCTCAAAGGACGGATGTCCGACCTATGTAGTGATGTCGGCTCAGGAATGGGGGAACATGATGCTTTCCCTGAAGGAAAACAACTACCACTGGAGCAGCACGATAATCTGGGCCAAGGACAGGCTTGTCCTCTCTAGGAAGGACTACCACACCCAGTACGAACCCATATGGTACGGTTGGAAGGACGGTGCACCAAGGCTGTGCCAGGTAGAGGACAGGAAGCAATCCGACCTCTGGGAATTCGAAAGACCCTCTGCCTCTGAGCTTCACCCAACCACAAAGCCAGTGGCCCTTGTCGCGAATGCCATCAGCAACTCCTCCCGGCAGAAGGGTATTGTACTGGACCTGTTCGGTGGTTCTGGCACGACACTAATTGCGTCACATCAACTCAATCGCGTATGCTACACCAGTGAGCTCGATCCACGGTATGCCGATGTCATCGTTCAAAGATATGTCAACTTGACCGGCAACCGTGAACTGAAACGAAATGGAGAGGATTTCACATGGGAAGAAAAAAGGGAAGCATAA
- a CDS encoding DMT family transporter, with amino-acid sequence MEWIYLIIAGLFETGWAIGLKYSDGLTRFYPMAFTFITLILSMSLLERALRTLPVGTAYAVWTGIGIIGTTVLGIFLFNESMSVTRIFFIGLIAIGIGGLKLVSA; translated from the coding sequence ATGGAATGGATATATTTAATAATTGCAGGATTATTTGAAACCGGATGGGCAATCGGATTAAAATACAGTGATGGATTAACAAGATTTTATCCAATGGCATTTACGTTTATTACTTTGATTTTAAGCATGTCTCTATTGGAAAGAGCTTTAAGGACATTGCCTGTAGGAACAGCTTATGCAGTTTGGACAGGTATTGGTATTATTGGAACAACAGTACTGGGGATATTCCTTTTCAATGAGTCAATGAGTGTAACACGAATATTCTTTATTGGATTAATTGCCATAGGTATTGGAGGATTAAAGCTGGTATCAGCCTGA
- a CDS encoding YnfA family protein: MVDIAISVALFFLAALFEIGGGYLVWLWLRENKGLSVGLLGGVVLAIYGVIPTLQPAHFGRVYAAYGGIFIVSSLIWGFVVDKKNPDRYEIIGALIALVGVFVMFYIPR; encoded by the coding sequence ATGGTTGATATTGCAATATCCGTGGCGCTCTTCTTCCTTGCAGCATTGTTCGAAATTGGTGGAGGATACCTTGTTTGGTTGTGGCTACGTGAGAACAAGGGGTTGAGTGTTGGGCTTCTTGGAGGAGTTGTCCTTGCTATCTATGGGGTCATTCCTACCCTTCAACCTGCACATTTCGGAAGGGTATATGCCGCTTACGGAGGGATATTCATCGTTTCATCCCTTATCTGGGGATTTGTAGTCGACAAAAAGAACCCTGACAGGTACGAAATAATTGGTGCATTGATAGCTCTTGTGGGGGTCTTTGTTATGTTCTACATACCAAGGTGA
- the hcp gene encoding hydroxylamine reductase has translation MFCYQCEETLNASGCTKNGVCGKKGEVADLQDDLIYVLKSIAFYNSKARANNLNDAKTDQFILDGLFATVTNTNFSKADFEKLINEGFEIKDGIKKKLLDSKVINEKSGSSFPKWIKEKLLGASPNAGEEIPVMAKVTPANLADMNTGVMRTENEDIRSLRELLTYGLKGMAAYAHHANVLGYKDDEVMAFFEKALLATMDDEMGVDELVPMVLECGSMGVSTLALLDKANTTTYGNPEPTAVNIGVRDNPGILISGHDLRDLEQLLEQTQGTGVDVYTHGEMLPANSYPAFKKYDNFVGNYGGSWWRQKEEFEKFNGSIFMTTNCIVPPKESYIDRIYTTGIVGFDGVTHINAGEDGAKDFSTIIEQAKTCQPPQQLEEGTIMGGFGHVSALSVADKIIEAVKGGQIKKFVVMAGCDGRHKERSYYTDFAEALPKDTVILTAGCAKYRYNKLDLGDIGGIPRVIDAGQCNDSYSLVVIAQALAEAFGLDDINDLPVSYNIAWYEQKAVLVLLALLSLGVKNIMLGPTLPAFVSPNVLNVLVENFNIRPNSTVEEDLKVLL, from the coding sequence ATGTTCTGTTATCAATGTGAAGAAACTTTGAATGCCTCCGGGTGTACAAAGAACGGAGTATGTGGAAAGAAAGGTGAAGTTGCAGACCTTCAGGATGACCTGATATATGTCCTGAAAAGCATTGCATTCTATAACTCAAAGGCAAGAGCCAACAACCTGAATGATGCAAAGACCGATCAGTTCATCCTCGATGGGCTTTTTGCCACAGTTACAAATACCAACTTCAGCAAAGCTGACTTTGAAAAGCTTATCAACGAAGGCTTTGAGATAAAGGACGGCATCAAAAAGAAACTCCTGGATTCAAAGGTCATCAATGAGAAGTCCGGTTCATCCTTCCCGAAATGGATAAAGGAGAAACTCCTCGGTGCAAGTCCAAATGCAGGAGAGGAAATACCTGTAATGGCAAAGGTCACACCAGCAAATCTGGCAGATATGAACACTGGTGTCATGAGGACCGAGAATGAGGATATTCGCTCCCTCCGAGAACTTCTCACATATGGTCTCAAAGGTATGGCAGCCTATGCCCATCATGCAAATGTCCTTGGTTACAAGGACGACGAGGTCATGGCATTCTTCGAGAAGGCACTTCTTGCAACAATGGATGATGAGATGGGTGTCGATGAACTGGTTCCAATGGTACTTGAATGTGGTTCAATGGGTGTCTCTACCCTTGCATTGCTTGACAAAGCAAATACTACTACTTATGGAAACCCTGAGCCAACAGCAGTCAACATAGGTGTCAGGGACAATCCAGGTATACTTATCAGTGGACATGATCTGCGTGACCTTGAACAGCTTCTGGAACAGACCCAGGGAACAGGTGTCGATGTCTACACACATGGTGAGATGCTCCCTGCAAATTCCTATCCTGCTTTTAAGAAATACGATAACTTCGTAGGTAATTACGGAGGTTCGTGGTGGAGGCAGAAGGAAGAGTTCGAAAAGTTCAATGGTTCCATATTCATGACCACTAACTGTATCGTTCCTCCAAAGGAGAGCTACATCGACAGGATCTATACTACCGGAATAGTTGGTTTTGACGGCGTCACTCACATTAACGCAGGTGAGGACGGAGCTAAGGATTTCTCTACCATCATTGAACAGGCAAAGACATGCCAGCCACCGCAGCAGCTTGAAGAAGGAACTATCATGGGTGGCTTTGGTCATGTATCAGCACTTTCTGTTGCCGACAAGATCATCGAGGCTGTAAAAGGCGGACAGATCAAGAAATTCGTTGTAATGGCAGGATGTGACGGAAGACACAAGGAAAGAAGTTACTACACTGACTTTGCAGAAGCTCTTCCAAAGGACACAGTCATCCTTACAGCAGGGTGTGCAAAATACCGTTACAACAAGCTTGATCTTGGCGACATTGGTGGAATCCCAAGGGTGATCGACGCAGGCCAGTGTAACGACTCCTATTCACTGGTTGTCATCGCACAAGCACTTGCCGAAGCCTTCGGACTTGATGATATCAACGACCTGCCGGTATCATACAACATAGCATGGTATGAACAGAAAGCAGTCCTTGTACTGCTTGCACTGCTGAGCCTTGGTGTCAAGAATATCATGCTCGGTCCTACACTACCAGCATTTGTTTCACCAAATGTTCTCAATGTCCTTGTCGAGAACTTCAATATTAGACCTAACTCAACAGTTGAAGAGGACCTTAAGGTCCTTCTTTAA
- a CDS encoding TOTE conflict system archaeo-eukaryotic primase domain-containing protein: MMSSTTRTSPFQTPLVVPRTNQDKRIATAYNLLNAYQEGSYLVHKTTRAGCTTALVAESLNREERFLVVVPTNKIADKTVTEDSIKYSDRDTCNVIRIPSNHACLKNQELCEQYPDLNKLPILPVAESCPECENYYSCPVTQILHEHMSCDGIALTYQKLVALMMASSSRPNTTAEQVLRNIFRIHNAVFDEVHEIQYGRSTGMTIYNDSRKEGKWLDTARYLPLMEDFEHIRKTVVAFGMLMGEADVQNAVMQTYNNAADDNYYRHKLSKTLKNCYCDMGGENSTKFIMAVYSDIIKLTITRKDYDLSMLDVLDLYKVMNIVMSEQVVIHGIRDRGAIKIMMVAVDRLFTDMLRSFIMSIQNKAKRTLLTSATICSHDYDQYFMGKARPHDITFGTGGDPMETNSKMLILADSKKYGSIGRNSRYNKKHEILDRISTLLALYGDEDCTIITLSIAEAMELMKELEAFGHPHEVTYYKAPEMMGVSSDARVMIAVGVADKPSNSFDAICKTKEESLILREEAMHCDTWQAWSRVKDPAGKVPSLVFALGCSAEQCANVVTWGFGRTVEIRPSKNGQKKKVKVVADRNAITFPKIILCRSFEKMLETAKKHKPFKKSSVTLKLNPESCQKAPINYIIGGLWQKVGLVLDCSKSELIKNHLINRFDTFAEQNVNGTQYFRVAVPITDKIIENHIAGKITIGAYSTSKEGTCKWICFDVDAHRKKDDTEEDVIQKEIKAEDDLQNLTSFLDRMQLKYLVESSGSPHSYHVWLFIKEVEVEKAYYFANAIAKEAGFDGEVNPKQRTWNRNNQYGNLVKLPFALHRKHNVFSSIHGWEGETMDIAVYDISDIEIPKTRKNRSRSVKPVNVKLNGVRPCILAALEKDLSGDQGNKMRVAIVREFYNFGMTDREQLIDLFKGQADFDHGKTEYHVTKIIEREFNVWPRETLLERCPKYMNCENCDRFDCKEAQ; encoded by the coding sequence ATGATGTCAAGCACCACCCGGACATCACCGTTCCAGACCCCTCTTGTCGTTCCTCGCACAAATCAGGACAAGCGCATCGCAACAGCATACAATCTGCTGAACGCATATCAGGAAGGATCGTATCTGGTGCATAAGACCACTCGTGCCGGTTGTACGACAGCGTTGGTAGCCGAATCTCTGAATCGGGAGGAACGTTTTCTAGTCGTTGTCCCGACTAATAAGATTGCCGATAAGACCGTTACAGAGGATTCCATCAAATACTCTGACCGGGATACATGCAATGTTATTCGGATACCCTCCAACCACGCCTGTCTGAAGAACCAGGAGCTCTGCGAGCAATATCCTGATCTTAACAAGTTACCGATACTGCCTGTTGCTGAGAGTTGTCCGGAATGCGAGAACTACTACTCCTGTCCTGTCACGCAGATACTCCACGAGCACATGTCCTGTGATGGTATCGCACTGACTTATCAGAAGCTTGTAGCCCTGATGATGGCATCCAGCAGCAGGCCTAATACCACAGCTGAGCAGGTACTGCGGAACATATTCCGTATTCACAACGCTGTTTTCGATGAGGTCCATGAGATCCAGTACGGCAGGTCTACGGGAATGACCATCTACAACGATTCCAGAAAGGAAGGAAAATGGCTGGACACTGCCCGGTATCTTCCACTCATGGAGGACTTTGAGCATATCCGCAAGACGGTCGTTGCTTTTGGTATGCTGATGGGAGAGGCAGATGTTCAGAATGCTGTGATGCAGACGTACAACAATGCTGCAGATGACAACTATTACCGGCACAAGCTGAGCAAGACCTTGAAGAACTGCTATTGTGACATGGGTGGCGAGAACAGCACAAAGTTCATCATGGCAGTGTATAGCGACATAATCAAGCTTACCATCACCAGGAAAGATTATGATCTGTCCATGCTCGACGTGCTTGACCTGTACAAGGTGATGAACATCGTCATGAGCGAACAGGTGGTGATACATGGAATACGTGACCGGGGAGCCATCAAGATAATGATGGTCGCGGTGGATCGGCTGTTCACTGACATGCTCAGGTCCTTTATCATGAGCATCCAGAACAAAGCCAAACGCACACTGTTAACGTCGGCCACTATTTGCAGTCATGATTATGACCAGTATTTCATGGGTAAGGCACGTCCACATGACATCACCTTCGGAACGGGTGGGGACCCCATGGAAACCAACTCGAAGATGCTTATCCTTGCGGATTCGAAGAAGTATGGGTCTATCGGCAGGAACTCCCGGTACAACAAGAAACACGAGATATTGGACAGGATAAGCACCCTGCTTGCTCTGTACGGGGATGAAGACTGCACCATCATTACACTGAGCATAGCCGAGGCTATGGAGCTTATGAAAGAGCTGGAGGCTTTCGGACATCCACACGAGGTGACATATTACAAGGCTCCTGAAATGATGGGTGTTTCATCCGATGCCAGGGTAATGATCGCTGTAGGTGTGGCTGATAAGCCGAGCAATTCCTTTGACGCGATATGCAAAACAAAGGAAGAGTCCCTTATCCTGCGAGAGGAGGCCATGCACTGTGATACCTGGCAGGCGTGGTCCCGGGTCAAAGATCCTGCAGGCAAGGTTCCGAGTCTGGTGTTTGCCCTTGGCTGCAGTGCTGAACAATGTGCGAACGTTGTCACATGGGGGTTTGGAAGAACGGTTGAGATAAGACCAAGTAAGAACGGACAAAAGAAAAAGGTCAAGGTAGTGGCAGATAGAAATGCGATTACATTTCCAAAGATCATATTGTGTAGGAGCTTTGAGAAAATGCTGGAAACAGCAAAAAAGCATAAACCTTTTAAAAAATCTTCTGTAACCTTAAAATTGAATCCAGAATCTTGCCAAAAAGCCCCTATTAATTATATTATAGGGGGTTTATGGCAAAAAGTTGGACTGGTTTTAGACTGTTCGAAGTCCGAGTTGATAAAGAACCATCTTATCAACCGCTTCGATACCTTTGCAGAACAGAATGTTAACGGAACACAATACTTCCGGGTCGCTGTTCCAATAACTGACAAGATAATCGAGAATCATATTGCAGGCAAGATCACCATCGGTGCTTATTCCACGAGCAAGGAAGGAACTTGTAAGTGGATATGTTTCGATGTTGATGCCCACAGGAAAAAGGATGATACAGAAGAGGACGTAATTCAAAAGGAGATAAAGGCCGAGGACGACCTGCAGAACCTGACATCCTTCCTGGACCGTATGCAGCTAAAATACCTGGTAGAATCGTCTGGTTCTCCTCACTCGTACCATGTATGGTTATTCATAAAAGAGGTGGAGGTTGAGAAGGCCTACTACTTTGCCAATGCAATTGCCAAGGAGGCAGGTTTCGATGGAGAGGTGAATCCCAAACAAAGGACCTGGAACAGAAATAATCAGTATGGCAACCTTGTGAAGTTGCCTTTTGCATTGCACAGAAAACACAACGTATTCTCCTCTATTCATGGATGGGAAGGTGAGACCATGGACATTGCTGTCTATGACATTTCAGATATTGAGATCCCAAAGACACGAAAGAACAGAAGCAGGTCAGTGAAACCTGTTAACGTAAAGCTCAACGGAGTAAGGCCATGCATCCTGGCAGCACTTGAAAAGGACCTGTCCGGTGATCAGGGCAATAAGATGCGAGTGGCCATAGTTCGGGAGTTCTACAATTTTGGCATGACAGACAGGGAACAGCTCATCGATCTGTTCAAAGGTCAAGCAGATTTCGATCATGGAAAAACAGAGTATCACGTCACCAAGATTATCGAAAGAGAGTTCAATGTCTGGCCCAGGGAGACCTTGCTTGAAAGATGTCCTAAGTACATGAACTGTGAGAACTGCGATAGATTCGATTGTAAGGAGGCACAATGA
- a CDS encoding DNA-packaging protein yields the protein MAESIALLPESEWQKILSDLSDDEIQQLEYDWKFWARPNQLAPEGDWRYWLLLAGRGFGKSRCGGEWIRDRVESGMARRIALVAPTAADARDTMVEGESGILSVCPPWNRPVYEPSKRRLTWPNGAIALLFSAEEPDRLRGPQHDTAWCDEIAAWKYPEKTWDMLQFGLRLGDDPRAAITTTPRPIPLVKNILNDSSTHVTRGSTYENLSNLAPAFIDVIISRYEGTRLGRQELNAEILDDNPDALWTRKMIEDARISKVPNLLRIVVGVDPAVTSSDTSADTGIVVAAVDERGEYYVLGDYTIHATPKKWAQEIIAAYYKHSGDRVIGEVNNGGELVEYTLRTIDPNVSYRSVRASRGKQTRAEPISALYEQGKVHHVGSFPALEDQMCDWVPGEGSSPDRVDALVWALSELSKSRYGPQKLNMSALIKTRPR from the coding sequence ATGGCAGAATCAATAGCATTGCTGCCAGAGTCAGAGTGGCAGAAGATCCTGAGTGATCTTAGCGACGACGAGATCCAGCAACTGGAATATGACTGGAAGTTCTGGGCCCGGCCTAATCAACTTGCTCCAGAAGGTGACTGGCGGTACTGGCTTTTGCTCGCAGGGAGAGGTTTCGGGAAAAGTCGCTGCGGGGGTGAATGGATCCGGGACAGGGTAGAGTCAGGCATGGCTCGCAGGATAGCTCTGGTGGCTCCTACTGCTGCAGATGCCAGGGATACAATGGTTGAAGGAGAATCTGGAATATTATCAGTCTGTCCTCCATGGAACCGACCGGTCTACGAGCCATCCAAACGCAGGCTTACCTGGCCCAACGGTGCGATTGCTTTGCTTTTCAGTGCCGAGGAACCGGACAGGTTGAGAGGTCCCCAGCACGACACTGCCTGGTGTGATGAGATTGCAGCCTGGAAGTACCCGGAAAAAACCTGGGACATGCTGCAGTTTGGCCTAAGACTTGGAGATGATCCAAGAGCTGCTATCACCACAACACCCAGGCCAATTCCACTAGTCAAGAACATCCTGAACGATTCCAGCACCCATGTTACAAGAGGATCCACCTACGAGAATCTGTCCAACCTGGCACCAGCTTTCATCGATGTGATCATAAGCAGATACGAAGGAACACGACTGGGAAGACAGGAACTCAATGCAGAAATCTTGGACGACAACCCGGATGCACTCTGGACCAGGAAGATGATAGAGGATGCAAGAATATCCAAAGTTCCCAATCTTCTACGCATTGTGGTTGGTGTGGACCCGGCGGTCACGTCCAGCGACACTTCCGCAGACACCGGCATAGTTGTTGCAGCTGTGGATGAACGTGGAGAATACTATGTCCTGGGAGACTATACCATTCATGCAACACCGAAGAAGTGGGCCCAAGAGATCATTGCAGCCTATTATAAGCATTCTGGAGACAGAGTCATCGGGGAAGTGAACAACGGTGGTGAGCTCGTGGAGTATACACTCAGGACAATCGATCCTAATGTTTCCTACAGATCAGTAAGAGCCAGCAGGGGAAAGCAGACCAGGGCCGAGCCTATCAGTGCTCTGTATGAGCAAGGTAAAGTGCACCACGTGGGATCTTTCCCTGCTCTCGAGGACCAGATGTGTGACTGGGTTCCGGGAGAAGGAAGTAGTCCGGACAGAGTGGATGCACTTGTATGGGCTTTGTCGGAGCTTAGTAAATCAAGGTACGGACCACAGAAACTGAACATGTCAGCACTTATCAAAACAAGACCGAGGTAA
- a CDS encoding YnfA family protein codes for MNLENDPKCISKTRCILYTIFLFILAGIFEIGGGYLIWLWLRENKEITFAILGAVVLFLYGIVPTFQPSYFHRIYATYGGIFVVMSLAWGWIFDGTVPDTYDMVGAMMILVGVAIIYYWPRKGEN; via the coding sequence ATGAACCTTGAAAACGATCCTAAATGCATATCAAAAACGAGATGCATTCTGTATACTATTTTCCTCTTCATTCTTGCAGGTATCTTTGAAATAGGAGGAGGATACCTTATATGGCTATGGCTGCGTGAAAATAAAGAAATTACTTTTGCTATCTTAGGAGCAGTGGTCTTGTTTTTGTATGGTATAGTTCCAACTTTTCAGCCATCATATTTCCACCGAATATATGCAACATACGGAGGCATTTTCGTGGTCATGTCTCTTGCCTGGGGTTGGATTTTCGATGGTACGGTTCCTGATACCTATGACATGGTCGGTGCAATGATGATACTTGTTGGAGTTGCAATCATATACTACTGGCCTAGGAAAGGTGAGAATTGA